CGTTAGAGCTATGCGCGGTTGTCGCATGCGCTCGATGGATTTTGTTCGGCATTCGACCGCACCAATCTCAGCCCGAGTGTCAACAAGTCGGTGCTTGTTCAACTTCCTTAGCACTTTATATGGGCTGAACTTGCTGGTTCGCTTCCCTGCCTCACAATGGACTCTTTACCTTCGTCATACCGGCTGCTCGCAGCTCTGCCTTCACGATTATGTTCTCGACGACCAATTCCAGCACAACTACGAGCCGCGCGCGCTCTCCCACCGCGATGGCAGCTCATAGGTCAATTACGAAGCATCAGCAAAAGCGCACCGACGATCGATCGCTCCAAATCAAAGCTCTTCAAAGATGCAGATGAAGCAGTCGCAGATGTACAATCAGGTTCCACAGTCTTGAGCGCTGGTTTTGGGTTATGCGGTGTCGCAGATACGCTCATTGGAGCTATGCAGAAACGTGGCCCTCAATCGTTACATTCGTTGACTGCCGTCTCGAACAATGCTGGCATTGAGGACAAGGGAGGGTTGGCACTACTCACGAAAAGTGGGCAAGTGTCTAAGCTCATTATAAGCTTCCTCGGAGCCAACAAGGCTCTGGAGAAGCAATATCTGAGTGGTGGCATAGAAATTGAGCTGTGTCCGCAGGGTACGCTTGCCGAGAGGATACGAGCTGGTGGTGCGGGCATCCCAGCATTCTACACACCAACAGCCGTCAACACCTTACTACAGGATGGACAGATTCCTGCAAAGTTTGACAAGGAGGGCAAAGCTATTGGTTTTGGCCAGAAAAGGGAGGTTAGAGAGTTCAATGGCAAGAAATTCCTCATGGAGACGGCCTTGACTGGGGATGTTGCAATCATTCGGGCGCACAAGGCTGATGAGGCTGGGAACTGTGTATTCAGGTAGGGAAACCTTCCATCGTTTTAGGTAGCTGCTAACCGTATTGATAGATACACCACTAAAGCCTTCGGTCCCATAATGGCCAAAGCCGCGCGCCTCACAATCGTCGAAGCTGAAGAAATCGTCCCAATCGGTACTTTTGACGCAAACGACATTGATCTTCCCGGTATCTTTGTCGATCGCATCGTTCCCTCTACAGCCCCCAAGCACATTGAAACCAAGAAGCTTCGCAGTCCAGCTGCATCAAAAGATACATCGTCGAAGAATGAAGCTACAGAACGTCGCGATCGAATTGCCCGTCGCGCAGCAAAGGAGCTCAAGCAGGGTTACTATGTCAACTTGGGTGTCGGTATCCCCACAGCCGCTGCATCGTTTGTACCCGATGGCGTCAAGGTGTGGCTACAAAGCGAGAACGGTATTCTAGGCATGGGCCCCTACCCAACCGAAGACGAAGTCGACGCAGACATTATCAACGCCGGCAAGGAAACCGTCACACTCCTGCCTGGCGCCTCAACCTTTGACAGCGCAGAGTCGTTTGGCATGATCCGCGGCGGCCACGTCGACGTGTCCATCCTCGGCGCCTTGCAAGTAAGCGCATCGGGCGACCTGGCAAACTACATGGTCCCCGGAAAGGTGTTCAAGGGCATGGGCGGCGCTATGGACCTAGTCAGCAACCCAGACGCTACAAAGGTGGTTGTAGCCACAGAGCACGTTGCAAAGGACGGGTCAAGCAAAATCGTCCAAGAGTGCAAGCTACCGCTCACAGGAGCAAAGTGCGTGAGCACTATCATCACAGACATGTGTGTGTTCGAGGTCAACAGGAAACGCGGTACTTTGACACTTACCGAGACCGCACCTGGTGTCAGCGTGGAGCATGTCAAGGCGAAGACTGATGCTACGTTTGAAGTCGCACCGGATCTCAAGACCATGGAGTGAATATTGAATTAGACTTGACGTATTTTTAACTACATATATATCATAGAAGGTTTTCGCTATCTTGCATTGCGTCCGTCACTTGTTGGGTGCAGTGGTGTGGTGTGCTCCACCGACCGGTGCAGATAACGCCAGCGCCTGTTACCGTGTCGTCGTGATGGTGCAGTATGCAGTGTGCAACAAACATCAGGCCAGAGCGCCAACGCCCTCCGCCGCTGCAGCAAGCATCATCCTGCATCCCTCTTATCGTCGCATTGCCTTCACTTTGCTCAATCTAGAACCTGTCACCGTGACCGCGCAAACTCAATCTCAAAATGTGTCCCGGGCTGACGGGTCTGCGCTACCACTACTGTACCGGTACGTATCGTGCGCGCGAGAGAAACGATAACGCTATTTGTACCAAGCATGTTGATCGGTAAAAACAAGCAAAAGACTAAGTGTGTACTTGGAAGCTTGACGTCAAACTCCGAGGAAAAAGAAACGTTGTCATTGTTGTGGGTTTTGGGGTGGGTTTGGAGCCAAGCGATGGACAGTGGTAATTGTGGGTTTTGGCCGGATTGGCAGATGGGGCAAAAAGGCTTCGCAAAGGCTTCGCAACGACCTCGGGCCCTGCCCAGCGTAGTGTATTTGTGAAGTTTGCGTTTTGGGGAAAGCTTGGCATGCTTGAATTGGATGTTTGTTAATTGATTGATGGTTTTCAGCTTATCAGTCAGCCTCAAATGTATTCTCACAGTAGTGTTTTCGACGCCAGCGCCCACACAGTAATACCTCTTACCTAACCTACCCTACCCTACCCCTCACAACACCCTCACACATACGGCAAGATAAGCCCATCATCCCTCTCCACACTCATGCCGTCCGTCCCGCCCAGTTCTTCATCATCCCGTTAATAACTATCGGCACCAAAACAACGTCCGGCAACCCCAAGCAAGGCTTATCCCAAACTAAGCACACGCACAAGCAACCAGCCGATCACTTAGCACATCGCGCGTGCAAGAGTAATGCAGCAACCTAGCATACATCTGGTAAGGAGGCGCCGCTGCAACCGTTCAGCTGCTACCGGGATAAGGACGTGTGTGGCCAATGAACGTGGGTAGTGGTACGGCCGTGCGCTGGGCCCCATGGGGTCGGGAGAGTCGGGAGGGGGGTAAGATTGGTGGTAGTGGCGGGCCTTGGTTGTCGGTCGAGTTGTGCGAGTCGTATGCGTACCGGTAAGTGGTGGTAGGTTTTTGGTGTTAGCGTGAAGTGGGTGGAGTGGATGTGGGAGAACTGGGAAGGTGGTGCGTGTGGTGCGGAGATGTTCGGTTGGCGGCGTTGGAGGCGTGGGCTTGGGGTATATAGGTTGGGAAGAAGGAATGTTGTCTGTCCGTGGGCAAAGGTACTAAGCTTTGGCTTTCTGTCATCTGGTTTTTCTTGGTATCCTTGGTCATCTGGGGTGCTTTCTGTCGGATTGACAGGTTGACGCGGTTCGCGTTTTTCTACACGTACGCTGCTTACACACTCCGTTCCGTTGGTTGTTTGTTTATTTGGCGGTGTACACGGCTGGCTGGCTGGTTACCTCGACGTTTTTTACTGCGGTTTCtcgacgacaacgacaaaAGAGAAGGCTGACTGAGTTGCGTCACAACGACGCAGACAACGAACGACCACTATGAGTTTTGCGCAGGAGAAAATGCACCAAGATGAGAAGCTTGAGCTGGCGAGTGGCGGTAGCGAGCAATTGGAAGCGGGGTTTGGAGAAGACAGCCACCTAACGAAGACATTATTATACAAGATGGATTGTCGGTATGCTTCTACGTTCCGCTCTACTGTTGGGTTGAGGAGCTGACAGTGCCGATTACAGTATCCTACCCGTCCTTGCGCTGCTCTTCCTCTGCTCCTTCATCGACCGTACCAATGTCGGGAATGCGAAGATTTTGGGGCTGGAGAAGGATATAAATATCAATGATCACCAGTATTCTATTGGTCTTTGCGTGTTTTACGCTACGTATATTGCGAGGTttgttgaagtacacgtTTGTGTTGGTTGGATGATGGACTGACAGGTTGTGTAGTGAACTCCCATCGAACCTGTTACTCAAGAAGGTGTCGCCGAAGATCTGGTTACCGCTTTTGACGGCTGTCTGGGGTGTGTTGACAATGTGTTTGGGTTTCGTCAGGAACTTTGCCGAATTTGTTACCGTTCGCGCGTTGCTTGGTGTAGCTGAAGGTGGTTTGTTGCCGGGAATGGTATGTATACCCACATCACACACATACATGTATTCTTCTAACACTTCGTTCCTAGGTCCTCTACCTCTCCCACTTCTACCGCAGACAAGAACTCGCCCTCCGCATCGGCATTTTCTACACAGCCGCCTCTCTCTCCGGCGCCTTCGGTGGTCTCCTCGCCCGCGGTCTCAACGCCATAGGACCCGCCGGAGGCCTCGAAGGTTGGCGTTGGATCTTCATCATCGAAGGAATAATCACCGTCCTCGTCGGCGTCTGCTCCGCCCTCTTCCTCCCCAACTCCATCGAATCCGCACGATTCCTCTCTTCCACAGAAAAAGAACAAGCCCGGCTCCGGCTCGGCGCCTCCACCACCCACGAGCGCTTCGCCTGGTCCGAGATCAAACGCGGAGTCTTCAATGTCCAAGTCTGGCTCACAGCCTCTGCCTACTTCGCCATCCTCTCCGGCCTCTACTCCTTCGGCCTCTTCCTCCCCACAATCGTAAACAACGGGTTCGCCAAAGATCCTAACAAGGCTCAACTCTGGACTGTTATCCCCTACGCCGTCGCCTCTGTCTTCACTGTCATCGTCGCTTTGCTATCTGATCGCCTCGCCCTCCGTGGTCCCGTCATGCTGTGTACACTCCCCGTTGCCATCATCGGGTACGGTGTCATTAGCCAGTCTGCCAACCCCAAAGTTCAGTACGGAATGACGTTTCTCATGGCAACGGGCATGTACGCCACTGTCCCGTGTATTTTGTCCTGGAATAGTAATAATAGCGCTGGTCATTATAAGCGCGCTACTACTTCTGCGCTGCAGCTTGCGATTGCCAACGCGGGTGGCTTTGTAGCGAGTTTCATCTATCAGAAGAGTGAGAAGAAGGATAACTTTCATCGGAGTCATAGGATTATTCTTGGCTTGCTTTGTGCGGCTTGGGTTTTGTAAGTTCTTCTTTATTCCCCTGATTTCTTCTCATCCCTTACACTTCCTTCTTGCCTTGTTGGTATTATCACAGAGAATAGAGTGCTAACTGGTTTAATAGGATCGCGATGAATGTGGCGTGGGTGTGGAAAATTAACAGGGATAAGGCGAGGGGCAAGTACGCGGAGTTTGAGGGTAAGGGCGATGATAGGGATCCTGAGTTTATTATGGTTATGTAAACGACTTTGACATGAATGCAATGAAAGGCGTTTAACTGGCTTTCACTAACAACTTTCTTTGAGAGAATGATGGGTTATAAATTAGTGATGTATACTAGACACGTGTTGCAAGCATCAGAAGACCCGTAGATGGGTAAAGTGTATGCGTGTATGCTTTGTGTTCTACGTGTATGTGTGTATGCTTTGCGTTCTACGTGTATGAGTACGTCTATATGTTCTATATCTCAATATTGACTCTTTCCCCGTTTCTTCGTGTGTATGTATGCGTAAGTTGGCGACGAATATCAACTTGGTGACCATAATGCAACATCAAAGCTGACCATTTCTCCAGACAAGATGACAGACATCTATACCCCAGTCCAAGTCCCCCACTCTACTCAAACCCAGCAGGCTCAGGCTTCTCGGGGAAAGCAGGCGCATCAAGTCTAGAAGTGCACGCGGTCTTCCAGTTCTTAGGCGTATATTTATCCACAATAGCCTTGAAAGCGTCGAGTGTACAAAACGTAGTGTCGCCAGGTAGATGCTTTCCCTCTGCCTTGCATCCTGGAATCTGCATGACCTTGTCGTTGTACCGTAGGCGGACGTAGTAATTGTTGAGTTTCTCGCGTTGAGCCGGTGACAGCTCTGTAATAGGTTTGCGGGCTATGCCTTCAGGAGCGGGACTGGAGTTTGACGTCTTTGTGCTGCCAAAGAGGGAGGACCACCAGCTCTGACTCTTGGAAGCGGGATTTTGATCTGGTAGAGAGGGTAGTGCGAGGTTATCGCTGCCTCGCTTCCTGAACATTTCAACGGCTATGTGGGACGTAAATGGGGGCCATTTCTCGCCGTCAAAAGCACCCAGCGAGGTCAGCATGCCGGCTAGAGTCGTATCGTGGCATCCGGACATGGCAAAGCGTATGTCAGTTTCACCGCCGCGGCCTTTGCCCAGTTTTCCGTCTACGCCGCCGACTTCGACAATGCCAGAGTTTCCATTGTGCTCAACGCAGCCGACCATTCGGGAGGTGATGTCGCCCATTAGACCGCCGATACCGAGCATACGATATTCAGAAGACTCATTATAGCCCTGGTACCACTCTTCGACGGCGATCTTATCAATGATTGAGCGTGCCTTGGGGTCGTAGAACTCCTTTGGCAATTTGGTCTCTGGGCCATGAGCATCGGTCGCGTTTAGGGTATCCATAATGCCAGAGAGTCTTGGGTGGGAATCCACGGCTACCTTTTGCTCGCCAGGCATCCATTTGGAAAGAACTTTTGTGAGATAACGCATATCATCCGTGTCATTCCACTTATCGGCTGCACGTTGTGCAAACGCACGGCTGAGTTGAGCGAAACGCCTACAGCTTGCGTCATTGGGGAACAGTGTTTCGTCTGCAGGTGTCCTGGTGATGATTGTTGGAGGAGGAAAATCAGCTGTACGTGCAGATGGTGGGTAGAACCCCCAAAACGCTTGTTGAACCGATTCCAGAGCACGTGGGATTGGAGTTGCACGCAGGTAGATCATGTCGCTATCTGAAATGAGTTTCGGCATGAACTTGAGTTGGTCAACGTATAGGTGGCGTAGGCGTTCCCCAAGAGCTAAAGTAGTTTCTCGGCCCTTGTCTGTAAGTTCACCGGGTTGGCATATGGCATCGAATTCGCCCATAGGGCCAGATGCGATGACTGGGAATCGTTAGTATTTGCGGCGATGAGAGGGGGAGGCGAGGGTACCAGGTCCATCGTCGGTGCCAAAGGTTTCCAGTCTGCGTCGGTACTTGAGCTGGTTCCATTTGGAAAAGTCCTTGGTGTTTAGGATTACGCTTGTCAATTGGCGGGCAGAGTTGCAGTAGGGCCAGTCTGTATGGTCAGTAGTTGATCATGATGGCTGCATTGGGTCGCATACAAGGCGGTAGTCCAGTCTGTGAATTTTGTTAGTGGTTTAAATAGAATGGAAAGGAGTTGAGGCTTGCATTCTGGAATCGAGGAGATACAGGGCTTCTTTCGCCTTTGTGTCTGTCAGTAACTGGGTCGTGACACGCCAACGAGAAACTGACCATGTCGCATAAGCTATTGCGGCGATTAGTGGTACTCTACCACAGCTATTCGGGTAGTCTTACAATTTGTACTAGCTGCAGCTCAAGCTCCTTCGGATAAAGCTTCTCGAGCTCTTCCTGCGAGTAAAACTGTCTCGGTATCAAGGTCGTCATCTTGGTTTTGTCCAATCGCCCGATCTACAAAATTATAATAGAATAATAAGCCACCAGGCTCTCCGTACTCGGTTCAAGCACGGTGATCAGTCGAGTTGGAGAGTCATTCTTCTGATCCGTGATGAAAGTTGTCAGTCACGTGCAACTGTGGACGTCATGGCGTTTCATTGGCCGGCGTAATTCCGCGCGATTTCGCAAGCCACCAGCACAACTTTTGACTGCGCTCTTGTCCAGCAAAGTACTTAGGCAGTCGCTAGTTGAGCCTCACGTACCTCGCTCATACAGCTAGTTGCGCAAATGGATGTCTGATTCGCTACTTTAGGTACGTAAGTAATTGCGCTCAATTGCGCAAAGTTCGTACAGTTGACCAGCCAGCAGTATTCACACATCGCGCCCCCCGAGACATATCGAAACACTATGCTTAGTGCATATGTATGTCGACAATGCCGCATACGCCTTTCACGACGCATTGGCGTTGTCCCGCGCCCACAATGGCAATCTCGAGCCATAGTTTCGCTGAAAACACCAACGCAACAAGGTGGTGTTGAACATGCACAAGAGGAGGCGCAGACACAAGTTCGGGACCAGGAAGAGGGGGCAATGCCAAACTTACGGACGCACGGTCTTGTACGAGGCAGCCGGTATTCGGGTATGCTTCAGGATACAAACATCACTCCCGCCTATACTGGCGAAGAGGGCCAAGCAGCGGATCAAGAAGGGGCAAAACCTCGCTCATTACGACGAATATTGGGTTATGCTGAACGCATTAATGTGTCCCTGTTTAACAACGTAGATGTCGCCTGGAAGATGTTCAACGAGACCTATACTGCAAGGGATTGCAAGGCCTTGACCGACCCCCCTCAGGGCGATGTGTACTTATTGGAGCACGGCCGAGTTTTTCAACATGTCCTTCGCGCAGTCACCAAGAATTTTGCTGCAGGTAAAACAATAACAGTTACGCCGACCGCTGTGCTCTTCAGATATGCACAGCTTGGCCTTCTTCGCCCTGAGTACTGGACTGAGCCAACCGTGGAATATCTAACATACGAAGTTATTCGGGCCATGTATCCAAATCCGCCGACGCCTCAAAGAGACTTGCCTTCGTTACTCAATGAACTGCTTTCCGTTTGGAAACTCTTCTTCCAATGTAATGGGCCGAAGGAAGATCCTTTGAATTCCATTGCTTCCGATTGGCAGCTGACACCTATTGAAACACTCCCGGCACGATTTGACACTCCATTGTTTGGCGGGCGCCTGCAGACTTGTGCGCCAAAGTACGCCATCGGCGCGAGATTAGCTTTTTGTGCTGCATATTTGTATGATGTGGCGGAAGGTGTGGATGAAAAGACACGCCAGCAAGCCTTGCCTTTTCTGCGTCTTCTCGAAAGATTACTTGCTGGCTCAAGGTTAGACGGAAATTTCGTTCGTTCTGCGCGATTCGAAGAAATGCCAGAAGATATCCAAACCCAGATCAAGCAAGCGGTCTTCACGGTGCCAAGGAAAGCAATGATCGCCATTGGAAAATCGGGCGAAGCTATAGGTCCACAGGCTACGGATGATAAGAACGCTAACTTGATCGATTTCTATCTTAGGAGAATAGCGCGCGCAGTTGAGACTAAAAGCTCACCTGTACTACTGGATGGTTTGTGGAAACAGGTTGAAGAGGCATATACCAAGGACGGCAAAACTGCGATAGACCCTTTGATATACAACAGCTTCCTCTCTGGGTATCTGGTACTTTTCAACCCTCATCGCTCGATCGAGGTCTGGAATCACATGGTTGCAAATGGCGCTGGACCAGACATAAGATCGTGGGTTGCTCTTCTCGAAGGCTGCGCACAGGCAAGGGACCTGGAGGGTCTCAATGCAACCTGGACACGCATGCTCAACAAAGGATTCGAGCCAGATAACTATGCCTGGACGACGCGCATCAACGGCTTGGTGAGAAATCGACAAGTCTCCCAAGCCCTTGCTACGCTCGATGAAATGGGCAGACGGTGGCTCGCAGCCGAAAACCTCGCCAATCCATCCAAAACAAAAAAAGACACCATGAAGCCGAGCAAGGCAGTCAACACATGCACAAAGCCTTCTGTCGAGGTTGTTAATGGTGCCATCTCTGCCCTAGTACAGCTGCCTGCACGTGCGATGACCTATCAAAAACGTCTGGAATTCGTTCAAAAGATTCTAAGCTGGTCCACAAATTTCCAGATTGTACCGGATGCCATTACCTACAACTCGCTGATTCAGCTGTACCTGGGTGTGGGAGACAAGCGCACCGCTTTCATGCTCATCGCGCAGATGGAAAAACAGGGCCTACAGGGAGACGCCGCCACACACAATATGCTCATCACGGCTGCTTTTGACAGCAACGTCTTTGATGGGCTATCGGAGCAAGAGCAGACAAGCAAGATTTTGAAGATTTTTGACAACCTGGAAGAGTCCGGTATGCAGGCAAACCACTACATCTATTCCACGGTAATTGATCGCCTGCTCAAAAAATACTCCAACCATAGCGGCGTTCGTGCC
The sequence above is a segment of the Pyrenophora tritici-repentis strain M4 chromosome 3, whole genome shotgun sequence genome. Coding sequences within it:
- a CDS encoding AtoA, Acyl CoA:acetate-3-ketoacid CoA transferase, beta subunit: MDSLPSSYRLLAALPSRLCSRRPIPAQLRAARALPPRWQLIGQLRSISKSAPTIDRSKSKLFKDADEAVADVQSGSTVLSAGFGLCGVADTLIGAMQKRGPQSLHSLTAVSNNAGIEDKGGLALLTKSGQVSKLIISFLGANKALEKQYLSGGIEIELCPQGTLAERIRAGGAGIPAFYTPTAVNTLLQDGQIPAKFDKEGKAIGFGQKREVREFNGKKFLMETALTGDVAIIRAHKADEAGNCVFRYTTKAFGPIMAKAARLTIVEAEEIVPIGTFDANDIDLPGIFVDRIVPSTAPKHIETKKLRSPAASKDTSSKNEATERRDRIARRAAKELKQGYYVNLGVGIPTAAASFVPDGVKVWLQSENGILGMGPYPTEDEVDADIINAGKETVTLLPGASTFDSAESFGMIRGGHVDVSILGALQVSASGDLANYMVPGKVFKGMGGAMDLVSNPDATKVVVATEHVAKDGSSKIVQECKLPLTGAKCVSTIITDMCVFEVNRKRGTLTLTETAPGVSVEHVKAKTDATFEVAPDLKTME
- a CDS encoding UhpC, Sugar phosphate permease → MSFAQEKMHQDEKLELASGGSEQLEAGFGEDSHLTKTLLYKMDCRILPVLALLFLCSFIDRTNVGNAKILGLEKDININDHQYSIGLCVFYATYIASELPSNLLLKKVSPKIWLPLLTAVWGVLTMCLGFVRNFAEFVTVRALLGVAEGGLLPGMVLYLSHFYRRQELALRIGIFYTAASLSGAFGGLLARGLNAIGPAGGLEGWRWIFIIEGIITVLVGVCSALFLPNSIESARFLSSTEKEQARLRLGASTTHERFAWSEIKRGVFNVQVWLTASAYFAILSGLYSFGLFLPTIVNNGFAKDPNKAQLWTVIPYAVASVFTVIVALLSDRLALRGPVMLCTLPVAIIGYGVISQSANPKVQYGMTFLMATGMYATVPCILSWNSNNSAGHYKRATTSALQLAIANAGGFVASFIYQKSEKKDNFHRSHRIILGLLCAAWVLIAMNVAWVWKINRDKARGKYAEFEGKGDDRDPEFIMVM
- a CDS encoding putative histidine acid phosphatase protein, with the protein product MTTLIPRQFYSQEELEKLYPKELELQLVQILMRHGERSPTGLPPYWPYCNSARQLTSVILNTKDFSKWNQLKYRRRLETFGTDDGPVIASGPMGEFDAICQPGELTDKGRETTLALGERLRHLYVDQLKFMPKLISDSDMIYLRATPIPRALESVQQAFWGFYPPSARTADFPPPTIITRTPADETLFPNDASCRRFAQLSRAFAQRAADKWNDTDDMRYLTKVLSKWMPGEQKVAVDSHPRLSGIMDTLNATDAHGPETKLPKEFYDPKARSIIDKIAVEEWYQGYNESSEYRMLGIGGLMGDITSRMVGCVEHNGNSGIVEVGGVDGKLGKGRGGETDIRFAMSGCHDTTLAGMLTSLGAFDGEKWPPFTSHIAVEMFRKRGSDNLALPSLPDQNPASKSQSWWSSLFGSTKTSNSSPAPEGIARKPITELSPAQREKLNNYYVRLRYNDKVMQIPGCKAEGKHLPGDTTFCTLDAFKAIVDKYTPKNWKTACTSRLDAPAFPEKPEPAGFE
- a CDS encoding PPR-2 domain containing protein — its product is MLQDTNITPAYTGEEGQAADQEGAKPRSLRRILGYAERINVSLFNNVDVAWKMFNETYTARDCKALTDPPQGDVYLLEHGRVFQHVLRAVTKNFAAGKTITVTPTAVLFRYAQLGLLRPEYWTEPTVEYLTYEVIRAMYPNPPTPQRDLPSLLNELLSVWKLFFQCNGPKEDPLNSIASDWQLTPIETLPARFDTPLFGGRLQTCAPKYAIGARLAFCAAYLYDVAEGVDEKTRQQALPFLRLLERLLAGSRLDGNFVRSARFEEMPEDIQTQIKQAVFTVPRKAMIAIGKSGEAIGPQATDDKNANLIDFYLRRIARAVETKSSPVLLDGLWKQVEEAYTKDGKTAIDPLIYNSFLSGYLVLFNPHRSIEVWNHMVANGAGPDIRSWVALLEGCAQARDLEGLNATWTRMLNKGFEPDNYAWTTRINGLVRNRQVSQALATLDEMGRRWLAAENLANPSKTKKDTMKPSKAVNTCTKPSVEVVNGAISALVQLPARAMTYQKRLEFVQKILSWSTNFQIVPDAITYNSLIQLYLGVGDKRTAFMLIAQMEKQGLQGDAATHNMLITAAFDSNVFDGLSEQEQTSKILKIFDNLEESGMQANHYIYSTVIDRLLKKYSNHSGVRAIIEHMTARSFTPSAHAYTSIITYYFTSKPAKLAEVDALVHHLFTDPYAAKDRVLFDRLIEGYAAFNEVGKMMSVLARMSKDGRLPGWEALTAVVRALMQDGDHERAQAIVRDVERGEGVAKGGILGDERGRRGFMAMVREYGLGDEDQRMGEFMKSPGHEQGIGYEQGGNMNEQQPPVADTTTTEWRGDAGTPDQQEGLGERSGDARPY